Proteins co-encoded in one Bacillus carboniphilus genomic window:
- a CDS encoding ABC transporter ATP-binding protein, producing MSSLLSLQNVETYIGQYHILQGVDLQVEKGSITVLLGRNGAGKTTTLRTIMGFYPPSKGEILFEGKRINDQKTYQIAKNGIGFVPEDQGIFQHLTVEEHMKVAIQKNDDQTKERMEWILELFPDLKKFWKKEGGYLSGGQKQMLAISRAFVNDNRLLLVDEPSKGLAPIVIEKVMGALIQIKEKTSILLVEQNFIMASQIGDYFYIMDDGQTVHSGEMQQLKKDDELRKKYLGIA from the coding sequence ATGAGTTCACTGCTTAGTTTACAAAACGTAGAAACGTATATTGGTCAGTATCATATTCTCCAAGGCGTCGATTTACAAGTAGAGAAAGGTAGTATCACGGTTCTACTAGGTAGAAATGGAGCGGGAAAAACGACAACGTTACGCACAATTATGGGCTTTTACCCTCCTTCAAAAGGTGAAATTTTATTTGAAGGTAAGAGAATAAATGATCAAAAAACGTATCAGATTGCAAAAAATGGAATAGGTTTTGTTCCTGAGGATCAGGGGATTTTTCAACATTTGACCGTTGAGGAACACATGAAGGTAGCCATTCAAAAAAATGATGATCAAACGAAGGAACGGATGGAGTGGATTCTGGAGCTTTTCCCTGATTTAAAGAAGTTTTGGAAAAAAGAAGGCGGATATTTAAGCGGTGGTCAGAAACAGATGCTGGCTATCTCCCGGGCATTTGTAAATGACAATCGACTATTGCTCGTAGATGAGCCAAGTAAGGGCTTAGCTCCAATTGTTATTGAAAAGGTAATGGGAGCACTTATCCAAATTAAGGAGAAGACCTCCATTCTTTTGGTGGAACAAAACTTTATTATGGCTAGTCAAATCGGTGATTATTTTTACATTATGGATGACGGTCAGACGGTACATTCAGGTGAAATGCAGCAACTAAAGAAAGACGATGAATTGAGAAAAAAATACTTAGGGATCGCATAG
- a CDS encoding branched-chain amino acid ABC transporter permease yields MDTLSLLANLTINGLATGMLIFLLAAGLTLIFGLMDVLNFAHGGLFAWGAFAGIWVYGMTESFTLGIVGALACGLLVGLITEKLIIQPVYGNHVQQILITLGFMLVLTEAIKVVWGPNVIQATTPKLLQGSWEIGNINIIKYRVFIIVVGFLVFFVMRYLLTKTRIGLIVRAGVMNKEMVQALGINIKNIFMWVFMVGSALAALSGILLAPYSGVIYAEMGMEYAILAFIVVVIGGMGNFTGSLFAAILVGLAGAYMAYYFPDLSLAVNMLLMVLVLVFRPQGLFGAKG; encoded by the coding sequence ATGGATACGCTTTCACTTTTAGCGAACCTGACCATAAATGGGTTAGCAACAGGGATGTTAATCTTTTTGTTAGCAGCAGGTCTTACGCTAATCTTTGGACTCATGGATGTATTGAATTTTGCGCACGGTGGTTTATTTGCTTGGGGCGCTTTTGCTGGTATATGGGTATATGGAATGACAGAAAGCTTTACTTTAGGAATTGTAGGTGCCTTAGCTTGTGGTCTACTAGTAGGCTTGATTACAGAAAAATTGATTATTCAGCCAGTTTACGGTAATCATGTTCAGCAAATCTTAATCACGTTAGGGTTTATGTTGGTGTTAACGGAAGCCATCAAAGTGGTTTGGGGACCAAATGTCATTCAAGCTACTACTCCAAAGCTTTTACAAGGAAGCTGGGAAATTGGAAATATCAATATTATCAAGTATCGAGTCTTTATTATTGTCGTCGGGTTTTTAGTCTTTTTTGTTATGAGATATTTACTTACTAAAACGAGAATCGGACTTATTGTTAGAGCGGGTGTTATGAATAAAGAGATGGTTCAAGCGCTTGGTATTAACATCAAAAATATCTTTATGTGGGTTTTTATGGTCGGTTCTGCGTTAGCGGCATTAAGCGGTATTTTACTAGCTCCGTACTCTGGTGTCATTTATGCAGAGATGGGAATGGAGTACGCTATTCTAGCCTTTATTGTGGTTGTAATTGGAGGCATGGGGAATTTTACGGGTTCCTTGTTTGCTGCCATTTTAGTTGGATTAGCTGGTGCTTACATGGCCTACTACTTCCCAGATCTTTCACTAGCCGTCAACATGTTACTCATGGTATTAGTGTTAGTCTTTAGACCACAAGGATTATTTGGAGCGAAAGGGTGA
- a CDS encoding branched-chain amino acid ABC transporter permease: MNKMSSNKNIIVFILFALVLALWPSFYDSRSLLILLTQVFIFAGFAMSYDLLLGFTGIVSFGHAMFFGIGAYMTGVFMKQFEPTTMLLIVSILAGVVAAAVVSYIVGLLTLRLKSHFYAMLTLALSGLFLVLAEKWRTVTYGNDGFTFGVPDFLKDRTTFYLICLGFMLLTYLLLKRFTQSPLGRVLQGIRENEQRVESLGYQVIQYKVVVSVMAGVVASVAGSLYGLSLRYVNTSVFAMDITLDALLMTIIGGVGTLVGAIIGSGVIEFAHHWLSDLSDVHWIFERWIIFFGILYILAVIFFPQGIVGSWYKWRANRKMAKMKKSNSIASKKQASS, encoded by the coding sequence ATGAATAAAATGAGCTCAAATAAAAATATCATCGTATTTATTCTTTTCGCCCTTGTATTAGCTCTATGGCCAAGTTTTTATGATTCTAGAAGTCTCTTAATCTTACTTACACAGGTATTTATCTTTGCAGGGTTTGCCATGAGCTACGACCTATTGCTCGGTTTTACGGGGATTGTTTCATTTGGTCACGCCATGTTCTTTGGAATTGGTGCATATATGACAGGTGTTTTCATGAAGCAATTTGAACCGACTACCATGCTGTTAATCGTTTCTATCCTTGCAGGTGTCGTGGCAGCAGCGGTCGTTAGCTACATAGTCGGATTACTAACACTACGTCTAAAAAGTCATTTCTATGCCATGCTGACACTGGCGTTATCGGGGTTATTTCTAGTGTTAGCTGAGAAATGGAGAACGGTTACTTATGGGAATGATGGCTTTACCTTTGGGGTACCAGATTTTCTAAAGGATCGTACGACGTTTTATTTGATTTGTTTAGGGTTTATGCTCCTTACGTATCTCTTGTTAAAGCGATTCACTCAATCTCCACTTGGAAGGGTACTGCAGGGAATTCGTGAAAATGAACAACGAGTTGAGTCATTAGGTTACCAAGTGATTCAGTATAAAGTCGTTGTCAGTGTAATGGCTGGAGTGGTGGCCTCTGTAGCTGGCTCCCTTTATGGTTTATCGCTACGCTATGTAAATACAAGTGTATTCGCGATGGATATTACGCTTGATGCTTTATTGATGACGATTATTGGGGGAGTTGGAACACTAGTTGGTGCCATTATTGGTTCAGGTGTCATCGAATTCGCTCACCATTGGCTTTCTGATTTATCTGATGTTCACTGGATATTTGAGAGATGGATTATTTTCTTTGGAATTTTATATATATTAGCTGTTATTTTCTTCCCGCAAGGAATTGTGGGTAGTTGGTATAAGTGGCGAGCTAATAGAAAAATGGCCAAGATGAAAAAATCAAATTCGATTGCTTCTAAAAAACAAGCATCCTCATAG
- a CDS encoding 3-oxoacyl-ACP synthase has translation MNIGIVSTGVYIPETFMTSEEISMKSGVPIAVIEEKMGIKRKPIPGPDDHTCEMGIKAARKAIEKAGLDADEIDLVIYIGEEYKEYPLWTAGIKLQEEVGAKNAWAFDIALRCGTTVMALQVAKSLMMTDESIRTVLLAGGYRNGDFIDFNNPRTRFMYNLGAGGAAIILQKGIENNVLMQGSVITDGSFSEDVIVPVGGTKQPLTPGFDESQYKLDVPDPEGMKGRLEEKSLSNFLKVIRHSLEKSGLTENDIDYVAMLHMKRSAHQYVLKELGLEEGQSIYLEEYGHIGQMDQILSLELALEAGKIKDGDVVVLVSAGIGYAWASTVVKWGNSK, from the coding sequence GTGAATATAGGGATTGTTAGTACTGGGGTTTATATTCCTGAGACATTTATGACTAGTGAAGAAATTAGTATGAAGTCAGGTGTTCCCATAGCGGTTATTGAAGAAAAAATGGGGATTAAGAGAAAGCCAATTCCCGGCCCCGATGATCATACCTGTGAAATGGGTATTAAGGCAGCAAGGAAAGCAATTGAAAAGGCGGGCCTTGATGCTGATGAAATTGACCTGGTTATCTATATTGGCGAGGAATATAAGGAATATCCTTTATGGACAGCAGGCATCAAGCTTCAAGAGGAAGTCGGTGCAAAAAATGCTTGGGCATTCGACATTGCACTTCGGTGTGGAACTACTGTCATGGCGCTTCAAGTTGCGAAGAGCCTCATGATGACCGATGAATCCATCCGAACGGTGTTACTTGCCGGGGGATATCGGAACGGAGACTTTATCGATTTTAACAACCCAAGAACGCGTTTTATGTATAACCTTGGTGCAGGTGGTGCGGCTATTATTCTTCAAAAAGGAATAGAAAATAATGTACTAATGCAAGGATCGGTGATTACAGATGGATCGTTTTCAGAGGATGTCATTGTTCCTGTGGGAGGAACAAAACAACCATTAACACCAGGTTTCGATGAGTCTCAATACAAATTAGATGTGCCTGATCCAGAGGGAATGAAAGGTAGATTAGAAGAAAAATCGTTGTCCAATTTCCTAAAGGTCATTCGACATTCTCTTGAGAAGTCTGGTTTAACGGAAAACGATATTGATTATGTGGCCATGTTGCACATGAAAAGGTCAGCCCATCAATATGTATTAAAAGAATTAGGATTAGAAGAAGGTCAATCTATCTATCTTGAAGAATATGGACATATCGGACAAATGGACCAGATCCTCTCTTTAGAGCTAGCGTTAGAGGCTGGGAAGATAAAAGATGGCGACGTCGTTGTTTTAGTAAGTGCTGGAATTGGATATGCATGGGCTTCAACGGTTGTGAAGTGGGGTAACAGTAAATAA
- a CDS encoding intracellular short-chain-length polyhydroxyalkanoate depolymerase, which translates to MEIVVKKVTLPNGETIAYREREGGDVPFVLIHGNMTSSVHWDIVMERLDSKYKLYAVDLRGFGLSTYQNPIESIRDFSEDVKMWADEVGVENYICMGWSTGGCVAMQLEADHPGSISQLLLLASGSTRGYPFYGTDSNGQPDLSNRLKTIDEVKQDPGKTIPVQNAYNEKNKGFLEAMWNLLIYRKNQPDRDRYDRYLDDMLTQRNLAEVYHALNTFNISGVHNGFKEGTNQVKDIKCPTLVLFGEEDIVVNRSMADEIIEDFDGRADVVELKGCGHSALVDDPEQLMTAVEGFLAKVGV; encoded by the coding sequence ATGGAGATTGTAGTGAAAAAAGTGACCTTACCAAATGGAGAGACGATTGCTTACCGTGAAAGAGAAGGTGGGGACGTACCATTTGTTTTAATTCATGGAAATATGACATCTTCTGTCCACTGGGATATTGTGATGGAGCGTCTTGATTCAAAGTATAAACTGTACGCTGTTGATTTAAGAGGATTTGGTCTATCGACTTATCAAAATCCAATTGAGTCTATCCGTGATTTTTCAGAGGATGTAAAAATGTGGGCAGATGAGGTTGGCGTTGAGAACTACATTTGCATGGGTTGGTCGACTGGGGGCTGTGTGGCCATGCAACTAGAAGCGGATCATCCAGGTTCTATTTCTCAATTACTATTGTTGGCATCCGGGTCAACAAGGGGATATCCATTTTACGGAACAGATAGTAATGGCCAGCCAGATTTAAGTAATCGACTTAAAACGATAGATGAAGTGAAACAAGATCCAGGTAAAACAATCCCAGTACAAAATGCTTATAACGAAAAGAATAAGGGCTTCCTCGAGGCTATGTGGAATTTATTGATCTATCGTAAAAACCAACCAGACCGAGATAGATATGACCGTTATTTAGATGATATGTTAACTCAACGAAATCTTGCTGAGGTCTATCACGCATTGAACACCTTCAACATTAGCGGTGTGCACAACGGATTTAAGGAAGGGACTAATCAAGTAAAAGATATCAAATGTCCAACACTCGTACTTTTTGGAGAAGAGGACATTGTAGTGAATAGAAGTATGGCAGATGAAATTATTGAGGATTTCGACGGCAGGGCAGATGTGGTTGAACTAAAAGGGTGTGGCCATTCTGCTTTAGTCGATGACCCTGAGCAGCTAATGACTGCAGTAGAAGGGTTTTTAGCAAAGGTAGGGGTGTAA
- the fabG gene encoding 3-oxoacyl-ACP reductase FabG — translation MRLENRVAIITGAANGIGLESAKVFAREGAKVVLADFQEEAGSQAAQELVNEGYEAIFVKVDVSDKESVAGMVEKTVSEFGTIDILVNNAGITRDAMLVKMSEEDFKRVLDVNLTGVFLCTQAVVPTMVEKGYGKIINTSSVSGVYGNVGQTNYAASKAAVVGMTKTWAKELGRKGIRVNAVAPGFIETNMVATVPEKVIESLVKTIPVMALGKPTDIANAYLYLASEESHYVNGTVLHVDGGIMM, via the coding sequence ATGAGATTAGAAAATCGAGTAGCGATTATTACAGGTGCAGCAAACGGAATCGGGTTAGAGTCCGCGAAAGTTTTTGCCAGAGAAGGTGCAAAAGTGGTTCTAGCAGACTTTCAAGAGGAAGCAGGATCTCAAGCTGCACAGGAATTAGTAAATGAAGGATATGAAGCTATCTTTGTGAAAGTGGATGTAAGTGATAAGGAAAGTGTCGCAGGGATGGTTGAAAAGACAGTTTCAGAATTTGGAACTATAGACATTCTCGTGAACAATGCAGGGATTACACGAGATGCCATGCTTGTGAAGATGAGTGAAGAGGATTTTAAGAGAGTATTAGATGTTAATTTAACGGGTGTATTCTTATGTACCCAAGCTGTTGTCCCGACGATGGTTGAAAAGGGGTACGGCAAAATTATTAACACTTCCTCAGTTTCTGGGGTCTATGGAAATGTTGGGCAAACGAACTATGCAGCAAGTAAAGCAGCAGTAGTAGGGATGACGAAAACATGGGCTAAAGAATTGGGGCGAAAAGGTATTCGTGTAAATGCGGTGGCTCCTGGTTTCATTGAAACGAACATGGTGGCGACGGTTCCGGAGAAAGTCATTGAGTCGTTGGTTAAAACGATTCCGGTTATGGCACTCGGGAAGCCAACTGATATAGCAAATGCTTATTTATATTTGGCTTCAGAGGAATCTCATTATGTAAATGGAACGGTTTTGCATGTAGATGGTGGAATTATGATGTAG
- a CDS encoding long-chain fatty acid--CoA ligase has product MVVELNWISHRARLSAGEVAVVDGETNESFTFQDLDQRSTSLAYHLQQKGINKGDRVALISPNDLSYLDLLLACSKIGAIFVPLNWRLSTKEIEWILKDSRPSIVFYHSEYGEKVSGFDPKKTIQLDNEQYRQLVTTKDAPFYIPVEQSERDGLAMIYTGGTTGKPKGVILSHQSILWNAMNTVISWNLSKEDATLTVLPMFHTGGLNALTIPILLMGGKVVLSHSFTPKKATQLINEHGCTIILFVPTMYQAFIQSKEFQEHSYPSMKVFLSGGAPCPLEIYDAFKQKGILFKEGYGLTEAGPNNFYIDPEMAYEKRGSVGKPMMFNEVKIMTENQQEAKPHEIGELLLKGKHAFENYWNNPEATLETKRDGWLATGDLAKRDEEGYFYIVGRKKDTIITGGENVHPLEVEHCLVQHPAVVEAAVVGIPDSFWGEKVTAFLVVKQVVSAEELTSFCAEQLGRYKIPKSYHILEELPKTHVGKIDKKELKEMGLKMS; this is encoded by the coding sequence ATGGTTGTGGAACTGAATTGGATTTCACATAGAGCGAGGTTATCAGCAGGCGAGGTTGCTGTTGTGGATGGGGAAACGAATGAGTCGTTCACTTTCCAAGACTTAGATCAGCGATCAACGAGTTTGGCTTATCACCTCCAACAAAAGGGAATTAATAAAGGGGATCGGGTGGCATTGATATCACCCAATGACCTTTCTTATTTAGATTTGTTACTGGCTTGTTCAAAAATCGGTGCTATTTTTGTTCCGTTAAATTGGAGGCTGTCAACAAAAGAAATCGAATGGATATTGAAGGATAGTCGACCGTCTATCGTTTTTTATCACTCAGAGTATGGAGAAAAGGTCAGCGGATTCGATCCCAAAAAAACGATTCAACTAGATAATGAACAATACAGACAACTGGTAACAACTAAAGACGCCCCGTTCTATATACCCGTCGAACAATCAGAACGAGACGGGCTTGCCATGATTTACACAGGTGGCACAACAGGGAAACCAAAGGGTGTCATTCTTTCACACCAATCCATCCTTTGGAATGCGATGAATACAGTCATTAGCTGGAATTTATCTAAAGAGGATGCAACGCTTACTGTCCTACCGATGTTTCACACGGGTGGGTTAAATGCTTTAACGATTCCTATTTTACTTATGGGAGGAAAGGTTGTACTAAGCCATTCCTTTACACCTAAAAAAGCAACACAGTTAATAAATGAACATGGTTGTACCATTATTTTATTTGTACCTACGATGTATCAAGCCTTTATTCAGTCGAAAGAATTTCAAGAACATTCCTATCCTTCAATGAAAGTATTCCTCTCGGGTGGAGCACCATGTCCGCTTGAAATCTATGATGCTTTTAAACAGAAAGGAATTTTATTTAAAGAAGGCTATGGACTGACCGAAGCGGGACCTAATAACTTTTATATTGATCCAGAAATGGCCTATGAAAAACGTGGGTCAGTAGGAAAACCGATGATGTTTAATGAAGTGAAAATTATGACAGAGAATCAACAAGAAGCCAAACCTCACGAAATTGGAGAGCTGTTACTGAAGGGGAAGCATGCCTTTGAAAACTACTGGAATAACCCTGAGGCTACGTTGGAAACGAAAAGGGATGGATGGCTAGCCACTGGGGACCTTGCGAAGCGGGATGAGGAAGGATATTTCTATATCGTAGGGAGGAAAAAAGATACCATTATAACAGGTGGGGAAAATGTTCATCCCCTTGAGGTGGAGCATTGTCTAGTCCAGCATCCAGCTGTTGTTGAAGCGGCTGTTGTGGGGATTCCGGACTCATTTTGGGGAGAAAAAGTCACCGCTTTTTTAGTAGTGAAGCAAGTCGTTTCTGCTGAAGAATTAACTTCATTTTGTGCGGAGCAATTAGGACGATATAAAATCCCGAAATCGTATCATATCCTAGAAGAACTCCCCAAAACTCATGTAGGGAAAATTGATAAAAAGGAATTAAAAGAGATGGGCCTGAAGATGAGTTGA
- a CDS encoding MFS transporter gives MPFSNRSLFFTGILLVVSGIFVASNIYTLIPIYGDLTASLQATNKEVVFGSTIFTFFYSFGLLTFGPLSDVIGRRKIIVFGLLCSAAATLLVGYSQNIGWLYISRAIQGLLLASFAPVTFTYCFELFPPKSRTLVISLINTGFLVAGILGQLTSQFFSDMSHWRDTFIFFSICYFSLFVIAFLTLPRISENLQSNENVFYTFKRILQNKQLVTCYIIVITLLFSFVCFYDALSRFYSNNPSDLFLIRVTGLLGAILSLFTGRLIAKWGEIRTLFLGILLGFSSMLGLFFYTSLQAIILLSTLFVSAISILIPTMITLIGSIAGVDRAKALSLYSFILLMGATIASPIASILSYKESILLLVFAYTMNVLLGVLIFKQNVRAFGKERAKQL, from the coding sequence ATGCCTTTTTCAAATAGATCTCTATTTTTTACTGGCATTTTGCTAGTGGTTAGTGGGATATTTGTCGCGAGTAACATTTATACCCTTATTCCAATTTATGGGGATTTGACAGCTAGTCTACAGGCCACAAATAAGGAGGTTGTGTTTGGAAGTACCATATTTACCTTCTTTTATTCCTTCGGTCTGCTTACATTTGGTCCTCTTTCTGATGTGATTGGAAGAAGAAAAATTATCGTATTTGGTTTGCTCTGTTCAGCAGCGGCTACCCTATTAGTCGGATATAGTCAGAATATAGGGTGGCTTTATATCTCTCGGGCCATCCAAGGACTGCTTTTAGCTAGTTTTGCTCCCGTTACGTTTACCTATTGCTTTGAACTATTTCCACCTAAAAGTAGAACGCTTGTCATTTCACTTATTAACACAGGATTTTTAGTAGCAGGTATATTAGGACAGCTAACTAGCCAATTTTTTTCCGATATGTCACATTGGCGTGATACCTTTATTTTTTTCTCCATTTGTTATTTTTCATTATTTGTCATCGCCTTTCTAACACTACCAAGAATCTCAGAAAACCTGCAATCCAATGAAAACGTTTTCTACACCTTCAAGCGGATTCTTCAGAATAAACAGCTCGTTACTTGCTATATAATCGTCATCACATTACTCTTCTCTTTTGTTTGCTTTTATGATGCGTTAAGTCGTTTCTACTCAAACAATCCTTCAGATTTATTTCTGATCCGAGTCACTGGGTTGTTAGGAGCAATATTATCCCTGTTTACTGGGAGATTGATTGCAAAATGGGGAGAGATTCGGACCTTGTTTCTAGGGATTTTACTTGGATTTTCTAGTATGCTCGGTTTATTTTTCTACACATCATTGCAAGCGATTATCCTTCTTTCTACATTGTTTGTGTCCGCCATTTCCATCCTAATCCCTACTATGATTACGTTGATTGGCTCAATAGCTGGTGTAGACCGGGCAAAAGCTTTATCCCTGTATTCTTTTATTTTATTGATGGGAGCGACCATTGCCTCTCCCATTGCTTCTATTCTTTCCTACAAAGAATCCATTCTACTATTAGTTTTTGCGTACACCATGAATGTACTGCTGGGTGTCCTCATCTTTAAGCAAAATGTCCGTGCATTTGGTAAAGAAAGAGCGAAGCAACTTTAG